In Fluviicola taffensis DSM 16823, the following are encoded in one genomic region:
- a CDS encoding DUF2079 domain-containing protein, translated as MRKLTLIKEHRFLLVALFIASVVYALITFVNQYCFRTYSLDLGVYTNAMYDYAHLRFNDSLAFKSESENLLADHFDLYLPLFSPLIYVFGSYTLLIVQWISILFGGVGIYTFFLQLYPNQGTRKFALIYFLLFFGVFAAISYDYHSNVVASMFVPWLFLAFERKKGISIIIWTILIAIGKENMALWLLFIAIGLAYINRKDWWKLKIAIGIACFSLIYFIVVIGWVMPSFSNTGVFSQFRYSVLGANVSEGILQLVKHPLDSLSVLFQNHSGKSVYNFVKFEFWMMILMVGFFCIFRPVYLFMLIPIIGQKMFHDNADTWGVVQQYCIEFAPILTIGTFVFIGDKKTKSKRLILSYIAVFLALVTSIRLMDNTIAHYDKARLRIYKSAHYKSEFPIKEAYEVLNLIPSDAIVSAQSTFVPHLAVRDKIYTFPTIKNAEFVLVSPVEDPYPLNQIEFEQETSKLLKNPDWKVVRKNNYFVLLKKQSL; from the coding sequence ATGCGTAAACTGACTTTGATAAAGGAGCATCGGTTTTTGTTGGTTGCTTTGTTTATTGCTTCAGTGGTTTATGCTCTGATTACCTTTGTAAATCAGTATTGTTTTCGCACGTATTCACTTGATTTAGGTGTATACACAAACGCCATGTATGATTATGCTCATTTAAGATTTAATGATAGTTTAGCGTTTAAATCTGAATCCGAGAATTTATTAGCAGATCATTTTGATTTGTATTTGCCACTGTTTTCGCCATTGATTTATGTTTTTGGTAGCTACACACTTCTGATTGTTCAATGGATTTCTATTTTATTCGGAGGAGTAGGAATATATACCTTCTTTTTACAATTGTACCCAAATCAAGGAACCCGAAAGTTTGCGTTGATCTATTTCTTATTGTTTTTTGGCGTATTTGCAGCAATCTCATATGATTATCATAGCAATGTTGTTGCTAGTATGTTTGTACCATGGTTGTTCTTAGCTTTTGAACGGAAAAAAGGGATTTCTATTATCATTTGGACCATACTCATTGCTATAGGAAAAGAGAACATGGCCTTGTGGTTACTATTTATTGCTATTGGCTTGGCTTATATAAATCGAAAAGATTGGTGGAAACTTAAAATTGCGATAGGGATTGCCTGTTTTTCCTTAATTTACTTTATTGTTGTCATAGGCTGGGTAATGCCTTCTTTCTCGAATACTGGCGTTTTTTCTCAATTTCGCTACTCTGTATTAGGGGCGAATGTATCAGAAGGGATTTTACAATTAGTAAAGCATCCGCTCGATTCATTGAGCGTTTTATTTCAGAATCATTCAGGAAAATCCGTCTATAATTTTGTGAAATTTGAATTTTGGATGATGATTTTGATGGTTGGTTTCTTCTGTATTTTCCGCCCAGTATATTTATTTATGTTGATTCCAATTATCGGTCAGAAAATGTTTCATGATAATGCAGATACTTGGGGTGTCGTTCAGCAATATTGTATCGAATTTGCACCAATTTTGACTATAGGAACCTTTGTCTTTATCGGTGACAAAAAAACAAAATCAAAGCGCTTGATTCTAAGTTACATTGCTGTTTTTTTAGCTTTAGTTACATCCATACGATTAATGGATAACACCATAGCTCATTATGACAAAGCACGACTCCGAATTTACAAATCGGCGCATTATAAAAGCGAATTTCCAATCAAAGAAGCATACGAAGTTTTGAATTTAATTCCATCAGATGCCATCGTTAGCGCACAGTCTACATTTGTCCCACATCTTGCTGTAAGGGATAAAATTTATACTTTTCCGACTATCAAAAATGCGGAATTTGTTCTTGTTTCTCCTGTTGAGGATCCATATCCATTGAATCAAATTGAATTTGAACAGGAGACTTCGAAATTATTGAAAAACCCAGATTGGAAGGTTGTGCGTAAAAACAACTATTTTGTATTATTAAAAAAACAGTCATTATGA
- a CDS encoding T9SS type A sorting domain-containing protein, translated as MKHLYLLAIAGLSSYSFGQQSVNASGGNVQSSQGSVSFSVGQISTNYIGTGANLNEGVQQPYEFFNVLSVEKQDELMTFEVFPNPTEGIIYLKATESFNGIIQIYDESGRLVWNNQWKNTTTSTIDLTNYARGVYSIKITDNSSFQIIKIIKN; from the coding sequence ATGAAGCATTTGTATTTATTAGCAATAGCAGGATTAAGCTCTTATTCATTTGGGCAGCAGTCTGTTAACGCATCAGGTGGCAATGTGCAATCTTCTCAAGGTTCTGTTTCATTTTCAGTTGGTCAAATTTCGACAAACTATATAGGAACTGGGGCGAATCTGAATGAAGGAGTTCAACAGCCGTATGAATTTTTTAATGTTCTTTCTGTTGAAAAACAAGATGAACTCATGACTTTCGAAGTGTTTCCGAATCCAACAGAAGGGATTATTTATTTGAAAGCTACAGAATCCTTTAATGGAATCATTCAGATTTATGACGAAAGTGGTCGATTGGTTTGGAACAATCAATGGAAAAATACTACTACGTCGACAATCGATCTAACAAATTACGCTAGAGGGGTTTATTCTATAAAAATAACGGACAATTCCTCTTTCCAAATTATCAAAATCATTAAAAACTAA
- a CDS encoding 1-deoxy-D-xylulose-5-phosphate reductoisomerase produces the protein MMQKKGVAILGSTGSIGTQALEVIQEYPDKFDLQVITAQSNSKLLIEQAKFFQPNTVVIGDEAKYQEVKDALFSEDIHVYAGAQALCQVVEFNEVDIVLTALVGYAGLKPTLAAIEAGKDIALANKETLVVAGEIVTERARAKGINIYPVDSEHSAIFQCLVGEFHNPIEKIYLTASGGPFRGWSIDALKSVTLSQALRHPNWSMGAKITIDSASMMNKGLEVIEAKWLFGLKSEQIDVIVHPQSIVHSLVQFQDGSMKAQMGLPDMKLPIQFALTYPDRLQTNLPRFNFLDYPQLTFEQADKKTFRNLQLAYEALDKKGTAACALNAANEIAVQLFLEEKIGFLDIARINERVLLDTPFLSNPSYEDYVETDLLARELATKLSFRK, from the coding sequence ATGATGCAGAAAAAAGGTGTTGCAATTCTCGGCTCTACTGGTTCAATCGGTACACAAGCTCTAGAAGTTATTCAAGAGTATCCAGATAAATTCGACTTGCAAGTGATTACCGCTCAGTCTAATTCAAAATTACTAATTGAACAGGCCAAATTCTTTCAACCAAATACGGTAGTAATTGGAGACGAAGCGAAATATCAAGAAGTAAAAGACGCTCTTTTTTCAGAAGATATTCATGTGTATGCCGGAGCTCAAGCACTTTGTCAAGTAGTAGAATTTAACGAAGTCGACATTGTATTAACAGCATTAGTGGGTTATGCGGGATTAAAACCAACATTAGCTGCTATCGAAGCTGGAAAAGACATTGCTTTGGCAAACAAGGAAACATTGGTTGTTGCAGGCGAAATTGTTACGGAAAGAGCTCGCGCAAAAGGAATCAATATCTATCCAGTAGATTCAGAGCATTCTGCCATTTTCCAATGTTTAGTAGGAGAATTTCACAATCCAATAGAAAAAATTTACCTCACGGCTTCTGGAGGTCCATTTAGAGGGTGGAGTATAGATGCTTTGAAATCCGTTACTTTGAGTCAAGCATTAAGGCATCCAAATTGGTCAATGGGGGCGAAAATTACGATTGATTCAGCTTCCATGATGAATAAAGGATTGGAGGTCATTGAGGCAAAATGGCTTTTTGGCTTGAAAAGTGAGCAAATTGATGTGATTGTTCATCCGCAATCCATTGTTCATTCTTTGGTTCAGTTTCAAGATGGAAGTATGAAAGCACAAATGGGACTTCCAGACATGAAACTTCCCATTCAGTTCGCATTGACTTATCCTGATAGACTTCAAACTAATTTACCCCGCTTTAACTTCTTGGATTATCCTCAATTGACTTTCGAACAAGCAGACAAGAAAACTTTTCGCAATTTGCAACTAGCTTATGAAGCTTTGGATAAAAAAGGAACAGCAGCTTGCGCATTAAATGCAGCAAATGAGATAGCTGTTCAACTTTTTTTAGAAGAAAAAATAGGGTTTTTAGATATCGCTCGAATCAATGAAAGGGTACTATTAGACACACCTTTTCTTTCTAATCCGAGTTATGAAGATTATGTGGAAACAGATCTTTTGGCACGGGAATTGGCCACTAAATTATCATTCAGAAAATAA
- a CDS encoding DUF6495 family protein, translated as MKYRILSDEELQHLEGDLKAFLIINGIHGEEWGKMNREEPEQAFALVELFSDQVLQTVYEKVKFLEHRTPESCLVFYFKEKEQELIAIQRKPNSELDLSTIDSIHQALSKHLKELSVFTSKKEYHLGREKEIHQLIEQGAVLSSDEFWNSLQKII; from the coding sequence ATGAAATACCGTATCTTATCTGACGAAGAACTTCAACATTTGGAAGGCGATTTAAAAGCTTTCTTGATTATAAATGGCATTCATGGAGAAGAGTGGGGAAAAATGAATAGGGAAGAACCCGAGCAAGCTTTTGCACTTGTGGAGCTCTTTTCAGATCAAGTCTTACAAACAGTTTATGAGAAAGTAAAATTCTTAGAGCACAGAACACCAGAATCTTGCTTGGTATTTTATTTCAAGGAAAAGGAGCAAGAATTGATTGCTATTCAGCGAAAACCAAACTCCGAACTAGACCTTTCAACTATTGATAGCATTCACCAAGCACTCAGTAAACACTTAAAAGAATTGTCTGTTTTTACTAGCAAGAAGGAATATCATTTAGGACGAGAAAAAGAGATTCATCAATTGATTGAACAAGGAGCTGTTTTATCGAGTGACGAATTTTGGAATTCTTTACAAAAAATCATCTAA
- a CDS encoding arsenate reductase family protein, whose amino-acid sequence MKRFYYLSSCDTCQKILKALNLPNDVELIDIKQTNIDAKALDWLKEKVGSYEGLFSKRAMKFRSQGLHEMTLTEADYRRYMLEEYTFLKRPFVIYDENVWIGNAKKEVEAAQQFFANSK is encoded by the coding sequence ATGAAACGGTTTTATTATTTGAGTTCATGCGATACGTGTCAGAAGATTCTAAAAGCATTGAATTTACCAAATGATGTTGAATTGATTGATATCAAACAAACAAACATTGATGCGAAAGCTCTTGATTGGTTGAAGGAAAAAGTAGGTTCTTACGAAGGATTGTTTTCGAAACGCGCTATGAAATTTCGCTCTCAAGGACTTCACGAAATGACTTTAACAGAAGCAGATTACCGTAGGTATATGTTGGAAGAATACACTTTCTTGAAACGACCTTTCGTTATTTACGACGAAAATGTTTGGATTGGAAATGCGAAGAAAGAAGTGGAGGCAGCACAGCAATTTTTTGCGAATAGTAAGTGA
- a CDS encoding T9SS type A sorting domain-containing protein has product MKKHITLLASALFVTGISTAQIAKSAEIGRKMPMKMTTSKAVVGNTNTDEKAGGAIIWQSDFSNTAVWTTGNVTPGVQGAFQFGPYPVDFSDYMTATTTGLTQPMAFFNGIQYLIAPPVGIQNAFMQTETIDMSVTNIISVSFNQIYRRFNNDIVYVEVSTDNGVTWPAALSKKVNTEAVGNGPTLRNVSTTDFLIGAGVTQGKVRVRWESLDADDDYGSGYGWAIDNFKVLEGYQNNLKLVNAYSAYGTELLSATKMPLSQTAGAGKMSFAAEIENVGAVAQPTSFSVTGTAYTQTSAEVSLAPFAMDSLEIPAVSGYTIPTTVGTYNFMHRALSDNTLDFIIDDTISSGFAVTTTTYAVDTYNGPSTVTGSFTGWQNQTGNPQIGTMYQVFAADEVAAVQVGIGTVPAASQTPYIGRSVYASIYKYDATTQTFVYFDRSDDHEIVAADFGNLITCTFANVPELPVGLYLVTGGTYNNFPVPIAFSGSIAAGNTRGFNGATATGLASDGNKVEAPVVRLQFVQPASLSELTSVSEVNVFPNPFVGTTEMKFNLKADNKVSVVITDVAGRTVATVPATQMNAGEQTISIDGTNFVAGIYNYTLTVGNETITKRIVKK; this is encoded by the coding sequence ATGAAAAAACACATTACACTTTTAGCATCTGCTTTATTTGTTACTGGAATTTCAACAGCTCAAATTGCTAAGAGCGCTGAAATTGGTCGCAAGATGCCGATGAAAATGACAACCTCAAAAGCGGTTGTTGGAAATACTAATACTGATGAAAAAGCAGGAGGAGCTATTATTTGGCAATCTGATTTTTCAAATACTGCTGTTTGGACAACAGGAAATGTTACTCCAGGAGTACAAGGTGCCTTCCAATTTGGTCCATACCCTGTAGATTTCTCTGACTATATGACTGCTACAACTACTGGTTTAACACAACCTATGGCATTCTTTAATGGTATTCAGTACTTAATTGCTCCACCAGTTGGAATTCAGAATGCTTTTATGCAAACAGAAACAATTGATATGTCTGTAACAAATATTATTTCTGTAAGCTTCAATCAAATTTATCGTCGTTTCAACAACGATATCGTTTATGTTGAAGTAAGTACTGATAATGGAGTTACTTGGCCTGCAGCATTGTCTAAAAAAGTCAATACAGAAGCTGTTGGAAATGGTCCTACTTTAAGAAATGTTTCAACAACAGATTTCTTAATTGGTGCAGGAGTAACTCAAGGTAAAGTTCGTGTTCGTTGGGAGTCTTTAGATGCTGATGATGATTACGGAAGTGGTTATGGATGGGCAATTGACAACTTCAAAGTGCTTGAAGGATATCAAAATAACCTTAAATTGGTTAACGCTTATTCTGCATACGGAACTGAGCTTTTATCAGCAACAAAAATGCCTTTATCACAAACGGCTGGTGCAGGAAAAATGTCTTTCGCTGCTGAAATTGAAAATGTAGGAGCAGTAGCTCAACCTACAAGTTTCAGTGTTACAGGTACTGCTTACACTCAAACAAGTGCTGAAGTTAGTTTAGCTCCTTTTGCAATGGATTCACTTGAAATTCCTGCTGTTTCTGGCTATACAATTCCTACAACAGTTGGAACATATAACTTTATGCATAGAGCATTATCTGACAATACACTTGATTTTATTATTGATGATACTATTTCTAGTGGTTTCGCTGTAACAACTACTACATATGCTGTAGATACTTACAACGGACCTTCTACAGTTACAGGAAGCTTTACTGGATGGCAAAATCAAACAGGAAATCCACAAATTGGAACGATGTATCAAGTATTTGCTGCTGATGAAGTTGCAGCTGTTCAAGTAGGTATTGGAACTGTACCTGCAGCTTCTCAAACTCCTTATATTGGTCGTTCTGTTTATGCTTCTATTTACAAATATGATGCTACTACACAAACTTTCGTTTATTTTGACAGATCAGATGATCATGAAATAGTTGCTGCTGATTTCGGAAATTTAATTACATGTACTTTTGCAAATGTTCCTGAATTACCGGTAGGTCTTTATTTAGTAACAGGTGGTACTTATAATAATTTCCCAGTTCCAATCGCATTTTCTGGTAGTATTGCTGCTGGTAATACAAGAGGATTCAACGGGGCAACTGCTACTGGTTTAGCTTCTGATGGTAACAAAGTTGAAGCTCCTGTTGTTCGTTTACAATTCGTACAACCTGCAAGCCTTTCTGAATTAACTTCAGTTAGTGAGGTAAATGTATTCCCGAATCCATTTGTTGGAACAACTGAAATGAAATTTAACTTGAAAGCAGACAATAAAGTTTCTGTAGTTATTACTGATGTTGCTGGTCGTACAGTTGCAACAGTTCCTGCTACTCAAATGAATGCTGGTGAGCAAACAATTTCTATCGACGGAACAAACTTTGTAGCTGGTATTTACAACTACACATTGACTGTTGGTAACGAAACGATCACAAAACGTATCGTTAAAAAATAA
- a CDS encoding YqaA family protein yields the protein MEYWSLVTCFASCFLSSTIIPFPSEASVIYCLSQGQNSLLVLLIATVGNSLGGATNYFIGKFARNRLMKKTAPKAQQFVLKYGVYSALLSWLPIIGDPIMIALGIYETKKIPTFIYMTLGKFLRYLILVILFLYY from the coding sequence ATGGAATACTGGAGTTTAGTAACATGTTTTGCAAGTTGTTTCTTATCCTCAACCATTATTCCTTTTCCTTCGGAAGCCTCTGTAATCTATTGCCTTTCTCAAGGACAAAATTCGCTGTTGGTGCTTTTAATAGCAACTGTTGGAAATAGCCTTGGGGGTGCCACTAATTATTTTATCGGGAAATTTGCTCGGAATCGCCTAATGAAAAAAACGGCTCCAAAGGCACAGCAGTTCGTTCTAAAATATGGAGTTTATTCTGCCTTGCTTTCTTGGTTGCCAATCATTGGTGACCCCATCATGATTGCACTTGGAATCTATGAAACAAAAAAAATCCCAACATTCATTTACATGACATTGGGGAAATTCCTTCGCTACTTAATCTTAGTAATTCTATTTCTTTACTACTGA
- the kynU gene encoding kynureninase, whose protein sequence is MKYEFTPEFAAQMDASDALKSYRDRFHFPTFTKNPVRYFTGNSLGLQPKTVREKVNLELDDWAKWGVEGHFLGTNPWYKYHEFLTESSAKIVGALPKEVVVTHSLTTNLHLLMVSFYQPKGTRTKILCEAKAFPSDLYALESQVRFHGLNPETDLVGMSPRAGEHTLRDEDILAKILELGDSLALVMFGGVNYYTGQLLDMESITKAGKGVGAMVGFDLAHAAGNIPVKLHDWGVDFAAWCSYKYLNSSPGGVSGMFVHEKHANNNSLPRFAGWWGYDKSTRFQMEPGFVPMEGAEGWQLSNAPILGMAAHWASLEIFDEVGMDQLKAKSDILTAYLEFILDGLSAKHPSKCRFEIITPREPKRRGAQLSILVHGKGKQIFDAISEKGVVADWREPNVIRVAPVPLYNSFEDVYFLGKYLEEAIIEQ, encoded by the coding sequence ATGAAATACGAATTTACTCCCGAGTTTGCAGCTCAAATGGATGCTTCAGACGCGTTAAAGTCTTACAGAGACCGCTTCCATTTTCCAACTTTCACTAAGAATCCTGTGAGATATTTCACAGGAAACTCGTTAGGCCTACAGCCAAAAACAGTGCGTGAAAAAGTAAACCTTGAATTGGATGACTGGGCGAAATGGGGAGTAGAGGGCCATTTTTTAGGAACAAATCCGTGGTATAAGTATCATGAATTCTTAACCGAATCTTCTGCAAAAATCGTAGGAGCATTGCCTAAAGAAGTGGTAGTTACGCATTCTTTGACGACGAATCTGCACTTACTAATGGTTTCGTTTTATCAACCAAAAGGAACACGAACAAAAATTCTGTGTGAAGCAAAAGCATTTCCAAGTGATTTGTATGCATTGGAATCACAAGTGCGTTTTCATGGGTTAAATCCAGAAACTGATTTAGTAGGAATGAGTCCGCGAGCAGGAGAACATACTTTGCGCGATGAAGATATTTTGGCCAAAATTTTAGAGCTGGGAGATTCTTTGGCTTTAGTTATGTTTGGCGGAGTGAATTATTATACGGGCCAACTTTTGGATATGGAATCAATAACCAAAGCGGGTAAAGGAGTTGGTGCAATGGTTGGATTTGACTTGGCGCACGCTGCTGGAAATATTCCGGTGAAACTGCACGATTGGGGAGTTGATTTCGCCGCTTGGTGTTCGTATAAATATTTGAACTCAAGTCCTGGAGGAGTTTCAGGGATGTTTGTTCACGAAAAACATGCAAATAATAATTCACTTCCTCGTTTTGCAGGATGGTGGGGATACGATAAAAGCACACGTTTTCAAATGGAACCTGGTTTTGTTCCAATGGAAGGTGCTGAAGGCTGGCAGTTGAGTAATGCGCCTATTTTAGGAATGGCTGCTCATTGGGCATCATTGGAAATTTTTGATGAGGTTGGAATGGATCAACTAAAGGCAAAAAGTGATATTTTGACTGCCTATTTGGAGTTCATCTTGGATGGATTATCCGCGAAACATCCGTCTAAATGCCGCTTTGAAATCATTACGCCAAGAGAACCAAAACGTAGAGGAGCACAGTTGTCAATCTTAGTTCACGGAAAAGGAAAACAAATATTCGATGCGATTTCTGAAAAAGGAGTAGTTGCTGATTGGAGAGAACCAAATGTAATTCGCGTGGCACCCGTTCCATTATATAATTCCTTTGAGGATGTTTATTTCCTTGGGAAGTATTTGGAGGAGGCTATTATAGAACAATAG
- a CDS encoding nitrilase-related carbon-nitrogen hydrolase — MRDLSITLVQANQIWEDKAANLQHYTELLGSITETDLILLPEMFQTGFSMNAERLAEKMEDSFSISWLKQQAKEKNTAFYTSLIIEEHGNYYNRGVFVEPTGNITCYDKRKLFGMAEESVHFTAGSKEVIVEYLGWKINLQICYDLRFPENIRNGEIEGKPLYDLLLYVANWPERRIHHWSTLLPARAIENQCYVAGLNRIGSDQLGHTYTGQSKLINLLGEELSNLSNSESIITCSISYLNQFEIRDKLPFLRDSNYRSFKN; from the coding sequence ATGAGAGACTTAAGTATTACGTTAGTACAAGCAAATCAAATTTGGGAAGACAAAGCTGCCAATTTACAGCATTATACAGAATTACTAGGATCTATCACTGAAACTGATTTAATATTGCTCCCTGAGATGTTTCAAACTGGTTTTTCAATGAATGCAGAACGTTTAGCGGAGAAGATGGAAGATAGTTTCAGCATTTCGTGGCTAAAACAGCAAGCGAAAGAGAAAAACACAGCTTTCTATACCTCATTGATTATAGAAGAGCATGGAAACTACTATAATAGAGGTGTATTTGTAGAGCCAACTGGCAATATTACTTGTTATGATAAGCGAAAATTATTTGGAATGGCAGAAGAGTCTGTTCATTTCACAGCGGGGTCGAAAGAAGTGATTGTTGAATACTTGGGTTGGAAGATCAATTTACAGATTTGTTACGATTTGCGTTTCCCAGAAAACATCCGAAATGGAGAAATAGAAGGAAAACCTCTTTACGACCTTCTTTTATATGTAGCCAATTGGCCAGAAAGAAGAATTCATCATTGGTCGACACTACTTCCAGCTAGAGCAATTGAAAATCAGTGTTATGTTGCTGGGTTGAATCGGATTGGTAGCGATCAATTGGGACATACTTATACTGGTCAAAGTAAATTAATTAATCTTTTAGGAGAAGAACTTTCCAACCTTTCGAATTCTGAAAGCATCATCACCTGTAGTATTAGTTATTTAAACCAATTTGAAATACGGGATAAATTACCCTTCCTTAGAGATAGTAATTACCGTTCATTTAAAAATTAA
- a CDS encoding FAD-dependent oxidoreductase, which produces MEKIAVVGAGLVGSLQAILLAQKGYQVSVFERRPDLRKATLVGGKSINLALSDRGWKALEIAGIAEDIRKIAIPMYNRCMHALDGTLTYQPYGVNNEAIYSVSRGGLNQKLMNLADNYPNIEYFFDRKCLDVNLKSNTLSFLNDQTNQKEEVQVDRIFATDGAYSAVRMRMQKSMTFDYSQKYLDHGYKELVIPANADGSHKLDKNCLHIWPRGEFMMIALANLDGSFTCTLFFPMEGETSFETLKSRQQVAAFFDLTFPDAVEMMPTLLEDYFENPTSSLIMVRCEPWNYQDKIVLLGDAAHAIVPFYGQGMNCGFEDCTVFNEMYDESKGDWNGLLNRFSDQRVPDANAILDLALDNYVEMRDKTADPEFLLQKKIEGKFSRLHPEKWTPLYSQVTFSNTRYSDALKNGRKQDALMQQILKLENIHEKWDEPFVMDKMLELIS; this is translated from the coding sequence ATGGAAAAAATAGCAGTAGTAGGAGCAGGACTTGTTGGAAGTTTACAAGCCATTTTACTAGCACAAAAGGGATATCAGGTTTCAGTTTTTGAAAGAAGACCAGACCTAAGAAAAGCAACATTGGTTGGTGGAAAATCGATCAATTTGGCGCTTTCGGATCGTGGCTGGAAAGCCTTGGAGATTGCTGGCATTGCTGAAGATATTCGCAAAATAGCTATTCCAATGTACAACCGATGTATGCACGCTTTGGATGGAACATTGACCTATCAGCCGTATGGTGTAAATAATGAAGCGATTTATTCTGTTTCTCGTGGAGGATTGAATCAAAAGCTCATGAATTTGGCGGATAATTATCCGAATATTGAATACTTCTTCGACCGAAAATGTTTGGACGTTAATTTGAAATCGAATACCCTTTCTTTTTTGAATGACCAAACCAACCAGAAAGAAGAAGTTCAAGTAGACCGAATTTTTGCAACGGATGGAGCTTATTCTGCAGTTCGTATGCGTATGCAAAAATCAATGACATTTGATTATTCTCAAAAATATTTGGATCACGGATACAAAGAATTGGTGATTCCAGCGAATGCTGATGGAAGTCATAAATTGGATAAGAACTGCTTGCATATTTGGCCAAGAGGTGAATTCATGATGATTGCTTTAGCGAATTTGGATGGAAGTTTTACGTGCACTTTGTTCTTTCCAATGGAAGGAGAAACATCTTTTGAAACGTTGAAATCGCGGCAACAAGTAGCTGCCTTTTTTGATTTGACCTTTCCAGATGCAGTAGAGATGATGCCGACTTTACTGGAAGATTATTTCGAAAATCCCACTAGTTCATTGATTATGGTTCGTTGTGAACCGTGGAATTACCAAGACAAGATTGTTTTATTGGGGGATGCTGCTCATGCCATTGTTCCTTTCTACGGACAAGGAATGAATTGTGGATTTGAAGACTGCACGGTTTTCAATGAAATGTATGATGAAAGTAAAGGAGATTGGAATGGTTTGTTGAATCGTTTTTCAGACCAGCGAGTTCCAGATGCCAATGCCATTTTAGATTTAGCGTTGGATAATTACGTTGAAATGCGCGATAAAACTGCTGATCCTGAATTTTTATTGCAAAAGAAAATCGAAGGAAAATTCTCCAGATTGCACCCAGAGAAATGGACTCCACTTTATTCACAAGTGACATTTAGTAATACGCGTTACAGCGATGCGTTGAAAAACGGAAGAAAGCAAGACGCATTGATGCAACAGATTTTGAAATTGGAAAACATTCATGAAAAATGGGACGAACCATTCGTTATGGATAAAATGTTGGAACTTATCTCGTAA
- a CDS encoding suppressor of fused domain protein, with product MELIQSLEDRFGNHRVKSITNPLHPEQELLLLFLELEVPVTVLMTASLSTYQMPVLEQWVGREFNEIYFCLPTYWDFENYTNPNSSWIYEWIYKLERFVRDKNTWFGPGHTIPTANPEVPISLLMKQEYFIFLDPILLQKELAPITIQEKTIHFLSVVPIFGDELDFKMGKGTQKFIRKFIQRKNDEKLDDYRHSILDSRLKFF from the coding sequence ATGGAATTGATTCAATCATTGGAAGATCGTTTTGGAAATCATCGCGTAAAATCGATAACGAATCCTTTACACCCAGAACAGGAGTTACTTCTCTTATTTTTGGAGTTAGAGGTTCCTGTAACTGTTTTAATGACAGCTTCACTATCGACCTATCAAATGCCTGTTTTAGAACAATGGGTTGGAAGAGAATTTAATGAAATCTATTTCTGTTTACCCACTTATTGGGATTTCGAAAATTACACCAACCCAAATTCTTCGTGGATCTATGAATGGATTTACAAACTAGAGCGCTTTGTTCGTGATAAAAATACCTGGTTTGGACCTGGGCACACTATTCCTACAGCAAATCCAGAAGTTCCAATTTCTCTATTAATGAAACAAGAATACTTCATTTTCCTAGATCCGATTTTACTTCAAAAAGAACTTGCTCCGATTACCATTCAAGAAAAAACCATTCATTTCTTAAGCGTTGTTCCAATTTTTGGAGATGAATTGGATTTCAAAATGGGGAAAGGGACGCAAAAATTCATTCGCAAGTTTATTCAAAGGAAAAACGACGAAAAACTAGATGATTATCGTCACTCCATTTTGGATAGTCGACTAAAATTCTTTTAA